Sequence from the Symbiopectobacterium purcellii genome:
GGCAACACGTTGGCCCACGCTGAAACGGGTATCGCCCTGGCGTTGTACAACCATGATGGTGGTACCATCGTCGCGGCGAATTTCCAACTCAACGCCTTGAACGCGGTTCATCGCACCTTGTGCACTTTGACCCGCTACGCCACCCGCCACCGCGCCTGCTGCGGTTGCCAGTGAGCGACCCGATCCACCTCCGATGGTGTTACCCAAGAACCCACCCAGCACTGCGCCACCAATAGCGCCCATGGTGCCATTCTCATCGCCAGCCTGAATTTGTACAGGTCGTAATGAAACGATGGTGCCATAAGTTACAGTACGAACCTGTTTGGCTTCAGAGGCGCGATAAACGTCACCGGAAAGCGAACTGGTGTTGGCGCAGCCCGCCAATGTCATACCGGCTAAAGTAATCACAAGTAAACGCTTCATCATATGTAAGACTCCTGTAATCGCAATGTGTCAGTTTTCTGTTACTGAAAGCCGACGTGGTAATGCTTATCAAACGGTTACTGCGAAACGTCGAATGGCCGTTGCGCACAACGCACCCTGATAGAATAGGGTTATACCCGTCATACTTCGCATTGCAGGTACGTTGGCTGCGCTCGCTCACCCGAATCACTTACCTGAGTAAGCTCATCGGGATTCACTCCCTTGCCGCCTTCCTGCAACGCGAATTATTTAGGGTATATATTGATAATGAAAAATGGCTAAAGTTCCTTGCTGCCACAATTCTCTCTCATCCTATTGGCGCATATGTTCATTTTATAGCAAAAAACGGCCTTTTTTTCCTCAAAATAAACGCGCATTCAAAGTATAGGACGTCGAATCCGCCGTAGAATGAAGAATACCTGAGCCGTTTGCCCGCTCGCCATGTTATTTTGTAAACAAGTGCAGCTTGGTTTATGGGAATTTTGTGTGCGTGTACAGCGCGGGATGGGAAATACACCGTTATGAAATCAGGCAGATACATCGGAGTGATGTCGGGCACCAGTCTGGACGGTGTCGATGTGGTCCTGGCAGCGATTGATGAGCACACGGTCGCGCAGCAGGCGAGCTATTGTCATCCAATGCCACTGACATTGAAGCAAGCCATTCTGGACGTATGCCAGGGGCAGGCGGTAACGCTGTCTACATTAGGTCAGTTGGATACACGCCTCGGCAAGCTGTTTGCTGAAGCGGTGCAAATGTTGTTGAAGCAGACCGAACTCGATGCCAGCGACATCATGGCGATCGGCTGTCATGGACAGACGGTGTGGCACGAACCGCTCGGTGACGCGCCTTGTACGCTGCAAATCGGTGATAATAACCAAATCGCAGCGTTGACGGGTATCACTACGGTGGGCGATTTTCGCCGACGTGACATTGCGCTTGGCGGGCAAGGTGCGCCGCTGGTGCCGGGGTTCCACTATGCGTTGCTGATGCATCCTGATGAACGTCGCGTCGTGCTCAATATCGGGGGGATTGCCAACATCTCTCTGCTGGCTCCTGACTGTCCGGTACGCGGCTATGATACCGGACCCGGCAATATGTTGCTCGATGCCTGGATCTGGCGTCGTCAGGGGCAACCCTATGATAAAGACGCGCAGTGGGCGGCA
This genomic interval carries:
- a CDS encoding glycine zipper 2TM domain-containing protein; amino-acid sequence: MMKRLLVITLAGMTLAGCANTSSLSGDVYRASEAKQVRTVTYGTIVSLRPVQIQAGDENGTMGAIGGAVLGGFLGNTIGGGSGRSLATAAGAVAGGVAGQSAQGAMNRVQGVELEIRRDDGTTIMVVQRQGDTRFSVGQRVAMSSNGQNVTVAPR
- the anmK gene encoding anhydro-N-acetylmuramic acid kinase, encoding MKSGRYIGVMSGTSLDGVDVVLAAIDEHTVAQQASYCHPMPLTLKQAILDVCQGQAVTLSTLGQLDTRLGKLFAEAVQMLLKQTELDASDIMAIGCHGQTVWHEPLGDAPCTLQIGDNNQIAALTGITTVGDFRRRDIALGGQGAPLVPGFHYALLMHPDERRVVLNIGGIANISLLAPDCPVRGYDTGPGNMLLDAWIWRRQGQPYDKDAQWAATGRVNIPLLRRMLADPYFALPAPKSTGREYFNLGWLEKQLVGYGTLAPQDVQATLAELTAVSIADQVLLTGGCERVLVCGGGARNPLLMARLSALMPGIEVNTTDECGVNGDDMEALAFAWLAARTLSGLPGNLPSVTGASKATILGAIFPVLND